A window from Brachyhypopomus gauderio isolate BG-103 chromosome 6, BGAUD_0.2, whole genome shotgun sequence encodes these proteins:
- the gngt1 gene encoding guanine nucleotide-binding protein G(T) subunit gamma-T1, translating into MPVIDVENLTDLDRAKMEVAQLKIEVKLEREKVSKCCEEVMEYIQAGTDEDPLVKGIPEEKNPFKEKGGCVIC; encoded by the exons ATGCCAGTCATAGATGTGGAGAATCTCACAGACTTGGATAGGGCGAAAATGGAAGTAGCTCAGCTGAAGATTGAGGTAAAACTAGAGAGGGAAAAG GTGTCAAAGTGCTGTGAAGAAGTCATGGAATACATTCAGGCTGGAACAGATGAAGATCCCCTGGTTAAAGGCATCCCAGAAGAGAAAAATCCATTCAAGGAAAAAGGGGGATGTGTCATTTGCTGA